One genomic region from Gemmobacter aquarius encodes:
- a CDS encoding alpha-D-glucose phosphate-specific phosphoglucomutase — protein sequence MTIHTVATSPIAGQKPGTSGLRKKTPVFMGRHYLENFVQSIFDVVGAEGKTFVLGGDGRYFNDRAAQVILRMAAANGAARVIVGQGAILSTPAASHLIRLNKTDGGIIMSASHNPGGPDEDFGVKFNMANGGPAPEAVTEAMFERTKVLTGYRMLDAQDIDLGRVGRVQLGAMVVDVVDPVADYAALMETLFDFGAIRAMFQGGFRMRMDSMCAVTGPYAVEILERRLGAAAGTVVNKEPLPDFGGMHPDPNPTWAKGLMDEMMGPDAPDFGAASDGDGDRNMVVGRGIYVSPSDSLAVLAANAHLAPGYAKGLAGVARSMPTSAAVDRVAEALGIASFETPTGWKFFGNLLDAGRATLCGEESFGTGSDHVREKDGLWAVLLWLNILAVRKQSVAEILAEHWARFGRNYYSRHDFEAVASDRADAMMAALRGALAGLKGQVFEGMTVSGADDFAYTDPVDGSVSEKQGVRVMFSDGSRFVLRLSGTGTEGATLRLYLERYAAGPAGLNLDPQEALAPVIRAAHGIARIAGFTGRETPDVVT from the coding sequence ATGACCATCCATACCGTCGCCACCAGCCCGATCGCGGGGCAGAAGCCCGGAACTTCGGGGCTTCGCAAGAAGACGCCCGTGTTCATGGGGCGGCATTATCTGGAAAACTTCGTCCAGTCGATTTTCGATGTGGTCGGGGCGGAAGGGAAGACCTTTGTCCTTGGCGGCGACGGGCGCTATTTCAACGACCGTGCGGCGCAGGTGATCTTGCGGATGGCGGCGGCGAACGGGGCGGCACGGGTGATCGTGGGGCAGGGCGCGATCTTGTCGACGCCTGCGGCGAGCCATCTGATCCGTCTTAACAAGACGGATGGAGGGATCATCATGTCGGCAAGCCACAATCCGGGCGGGCCTGATGAGGATTTCGGCGTGAAGTTCAACATGGCCAATGGCGGGCCGGCACCCGAGGCGGTGACGGAAGCGATGTTCGAGCGGACGAAGGTGCTGACCGGATACCGGATGCTGGACGCGCAGGACATCGATCTGGGGCGTGTCGGGCGGGTGCAGTTGGGCGCGATGGTCGTCGATGTGGTGGACCCCGTGGCGGATTATGCCGCGCTGATGGAGACGCTGTTCGATTTTGGCGCGATCCGGGCGATGTTTCAGGGCGGGTTCCGGATGCGGATGGACAGCATGTGTGCTGTCACCGGGCCTTATGCGGTGGAGATACTGGAACGGCGTCTGGGGGCTGCGGCGGGGACGGTGGTGAACAAGGAGCCTTTGCCCGATTTTGGCGGCATGCATCCCGATCCGAACCCGACTTGGGCCAAGGGGCTGATGGACGAGATGATGGGGCCGGATGCGCCCGATTTCGGCGCGGCCTCGGACGGGGACGGCGACCGCAACATGGTGGTGGGGCGCGGGATCTATGTGTCTCCGTCCGACAGTCTGGCGGTGCTGGCGGCCAACGCGCATCTGGCGCCGGGATATGCCAAGGGCTTGGCTGGTGTGGCGCGGTCGATGCCGACGAGTGCGGCGGTGGACCGTGTGGCCGAGGCGCTGGGGATTGCTTCCTTCGAGACGCCGACGGGGTGGAAGTTCTTTGGCAACCTGCTGGATGCCGGCCGCGCCACGCTGTGCGGCGAGGAAAGTTTCGGCACGGGGTCGGACCATGTGCGCGAGAAGGACGGGCTTTGGGCCGTGCTGCTGTGGCTGAACATTCTGGCCGTTCGGAAACAGTCGGTGGCCGAGATATTGGCGGAGCATTGGGCGCGGTTCGGGCGCAACTATTACAGCCGTCATGATTTCGAGGCGGTGGCGTCTGACCGCGCCGATGCGATGATGGCGGCGCTGCGCGGGGCTTTGGCGGGGCTGAAGGGGCAGGTTTTCGAGGGGATGACCGTGTCGGGGGCGGATGATTTCGCCTATACCGATCCGGTGGACGGGTCGGTGAGCGAAAAGCAGGGTGTTCGGGTCATGTTCTCGGACGGGTCACGCTTTGTTCTGCGCCTGTCGGGCACGGGAACCGAGGGTGCGACACTGCGGCTGTACCTTGAACGCTATGCAGCGGGGCCTGCGGGGCTGAATCTTGACCCGCAAGAGGCGCTGGCGCCGGTGATCCGCGCCGCGCACGGGATTGCGCGGATTGCGGGGTTCACCGGACGCGAGACGCCCGACGTGGTGACCTGA
- the glgX gene encoding glycogen debranching protein GlgX, whose protein sequence is MGATFDGEGVNFAVFSAHAERVELCLFSSDGRKELARIALPERDGDIWHCHIGGLMPGTLYGYRVHGPYAPEQGHRFNPHKLLIDPYARGLEGRLKWSDALMGFKVGSPRGDLSYDTRDSAFAVPKSVVVDPSFNWAGDAPPMVPAAETVIYEAHVRGMTMLNAGVEKGLRGSFLGLSSDSVIEHLVKLGVTTVELLPVQAFADERFLVAKGLRNYWGYQSIAFFAPEPRYMTKGAIWEFQSMVRRFHAAGLEVVLDVVYNHSGEGDEWGPTLSFRGLDNASYYRLMQGGRHYVNDTGTGNTLDLTHPMVLRMVMDSLRYWVEVGHVDGFRFDLATVLGREAQGFDPNGGFFDAIRQDPVLGHVKLIAEPWDIGPGGYQLGGYPHPFMEWNDRFRDGVRRWWKGDAGMAPDLAKRLLGSAERFDHHGRAATSSVNFITAHDGFTLEDVVSYTLKRNFANGEENRDGHHENHSDNMGVEGASDDPVVLAARALRKRNMLATLMLAQGVPMLLAGDEIGHSQGGNNNAYAQDNETTWIDWAAGDVGLCDFVARLIALRAALPVLRQKRFLHARPRPGDGLPDVIWRRADGQVPRAEDWHDPAFRCLGVELRRAAEGGGPGADAVYAVFNAGVECVLRLPDTAAGWELMLDSTRPDAAMPEAAGPGTRAPAQAVLVFRSVLAGRA, encoded by the coding sequence ATGGGAGCGACGTTCGACGGCGAGGGGGTGAATTTCGCAGTCTTCTCGGCCCATGCCGAGCGGGTGGAACTGTGCCTGTTTTCCTCGGACGGCAGGAAGGAGTTGGCGCGGATCGCCTTGCCCGAGCGGGACGGGGATATCTGGCATTGCCATATCGGCGGGTTGATGCCCGGAACGTTGTATGGCTACCGCGTGCATGGGCCCTATGCGCCCGAGCAGGGGCATCGCTTCAACCCGCACAAGCTGTTGATCGACCCCTATGCGCGGGGGCTGGAGGGGCGGCTGAAGTGGTCGGACGCGCTGATGGGGTTCAAGGTGGGCAGCCCGCGGGGCGATCTGTCCTATGACACGCGCGACAGTGCCTTTGCCGTGCCGAAATCGGTGGTGGTGGACCCGAGTTTCAACTGGGCGGGCGATGCGCCCCCGATGGTACCTGCGGCCGAGACGGTGATCTACGAGGCGCATGTGCGCGGCATGACCATGCTGAACGCGGGCGTTGAAAAGGGGCTGCGTGGCAGTTTTCTGGGCCTGTCGTCTGACAGCGTGATCGAGCATCTGGTCAAGCTGGGGGTTACGACGGTCGAATTGCTGCCGGTGCAGGCCTTTGCCGACGAGCGGTTTCTGGTGGCCAAGGGGCTGCGGAATTATTGGGGGTATCAGTCGATCGCGTTTTTCGCGCCAGAGCCGCGATACATGACAAAGGGGGCGATCTGGGAATTCCAGTCGATGGTGCGGCGGTTCCATGCGGCGGGTTTGGAGGTCGTGCTGGACGTGGTTTACAACCATTCGGGCGAGGGCGACGAATGGGGTCCGACGCTGTCGTTCCGTGGTCTCGACAACGCAAGCTATTACCGGCTGATGCAGGGCGGGCGGCATTATGTGAACGACACGGGGACGGGCAATACGCTCGATCTGACGCATCCTATGGTGCTGCGGATGGTGATGGACAGCCTGCGCTACTGGGTCGAGGTGGGCCATGTCGACGGCTTCCGCTTCGATCTGGCCACCGTGCTGGGGCGCGAGGCGCAGGGGTTTGACCCCAATGGCGGGTTCTTCGATGCAATCCGGCAAGACCCTGTGCTGGGGCATGTGAAGCTGATTGCCGAGCCTTGGGATATCGGACCCGGGGGATACCAGCTTGGCGGCTATCCGCATCCGTTCATGGAGTGGAACGACCGCTTCCGCGACGGGGTGCGGCGCTGGTGGAAGGGCGATGCGGGGATGGCGCCGGATCTGGCCAAGCGATTGCTCGGGAGTGCCGAGCGGTTCGACCATCACGGGCGGGCGGCGACGAGTTCGGTCAATTTCATCACCGCGCATGACGGGTTCACGCTGGAGGATGTGGTGAGCTATACGCTCAAGCGCAACTTCGCCAATGGCGAGGAGAACCGCGACGGGCACCATGAAAACCACAGCGACAACATGGGGGTCGAGGGGGCGAGCGACGACCCCGTGGTGCTGGCGGCGCGGGCTTTGCGTAAGCGCAACATGCTGGCCACGCTGATGCTGGCGCAGGGCGTGCCGATGCTGCTGGCGGGTGACGAGATCGGGCACAGCCAGGGCGGCAACAACAACGCCTACGCGCAGGACAACGAGACGACATGGATCGACTGGGCGGCGGGCGACGTGGGCTTGTGCGATTTCGTGGCGCGGCTGATCGCGCTGCGGGCGGCGCTGCCGGTGCTGCGGCAGAAGCGGTTCTTGCACGCGCGGCCGCGTCCGGGGGACGGGTTGCCCGATGTGATCTGGAGGCGGGCGGACGGGCAGGTGCCGCGCGCCGAAGATTGGCACGATCCGGCGTTTCGCTGTCTGGGGGTCGAACTTCGCAGGGCTGCCGAGGGCGGGGGGCCGGGGGCAGATGCGGTTTATGCCGTGTTCAATGCCGGGGTGGAATGCGTGCTGCGTCTGCCCGATACGGCGGCGGGGTGGGAGTTGATGCTGGACTCCACGCGCCCCGATGCCGCGATGCCCGAGGCGGCGGGGCCGGGAACCCGTGCGCCTGCCCAAGCGGTTCTTGTATTCCGGTCCGTTCTGGCGGGCCGCGCATGA
- the glgB gene encoding 1,4-alpha-glucan branching protein GlgB — protein sequence MTEAWIDGVFEPQAARAICEGRHGDPFGVLGPHGFGKGVVVRAFVPGAERLTVLLAKGTEVDAVPVPECAGLFVAALPKRQDYRLRAEGGGTVWEFDDPFRFGPVLGEMDEYLLGEGTHRRLWQVLGAHIITHEGVEGVHFAVWAPNAERVSVVGDFNVWDGRRHPMRRRGATGVWETFVPGLGDGVTYKYEIRGQHGYVGPLKADPVGFGSEHPPANASVVRRVTGEFNDADWMATRGARHSIDAPMSVYEVHLGSWRRAPGDRMLSYLELADQLVGYAADMGFTHIELLPVSEYPFDGSWGYQPVGMFAPTIRHGTPQEFRAFVDAAHRKGLGVLLDWVPGHFPSDPHGLGRFDGTALYEHADAREGFHQDWNTLIYNYGRVEVANYLVSNALYWLEEYHLDGLRVDAVASMLYRDYSRKDGEWIPNKDGGRENYEAIALLQRMNVVAYGEVAGIVTVAEESTAFPGVSRPVSHGGLGFGFKWNMGWMNDTLSYMEKDPIYRQYHHHQMTFGLHYAWSENYILPISHDEVVHGKGSMLTKMPGGDWEKFANLRAYYGFMWAHPGKKLLFMGCEFAQGAEWNHKQSLDWHQLEIAEHRGVQSLVRDLNRVYRENRALHVNDTKAEGFEWIESNDAEASVYAWVRKGEAGDPAVVAVVNLTPVERRYRVGLPQAGHWDEILNTDAAVYGGMNRGNLGGVESEAMEWHGRAQSSVVTLPPLSAVYFRKA from the coding sequence ATGACCGAAGCGTGGATTGACGGTGTGTTCGAGCCACAGGCGGCGCGGGCGATCTGCGAGGGGCGTCATGGCGACCCGTTCGGGGTGCTGGGCCCGCACGGCTTTGGCAAGGGCGTGGTGGTGCGGGCTTTCGTCCCGGGTGCCGAGCGGTTGACGGTTCTGCTGGCCAAGGGAACCGAGGTCGATGCGGTTCCCGTGCCGGAATGCGCGGGGCTGTTCGTGGCGGCGTTGCCCAAGCGGCAAGACTATCGCCTGCGGGCCGAGGGGGGCGGGACGGTCTGGGAGTTCGACGATCCGTTCCGCTTTGGTCCCGTGCTGGGCGAGATGGACGAATATCTGCTGGGCGAGGGCACGCATAGGCGGCTGTGGCAGGTGCTGGGCGCACATATCATCACGCATGAGGGCGTGGAGGGTGTGCATTTCGCCGTCTGGGCGCCGAATGCCGAGCGGGTTTCGGTGGTGGGCGATTTCAACGTCTGGGACGGGCGGCGCCATCCGATGCGGCGGCGCGGTGCTACGGGGGTCTGGGAGACCTTTGTGCCGGGTCTGGGCGATGGTGTGACCTATAAGTATGAGATCCGTGGCCAGCACGGCTATGTCGGGCCGCTGAAGGCCGACCCTGTGGGCTTCGGGTCAGAGCATCCTCCGGCCAATGCGAGCGTGGTGCGGCGGGTGACGGGGGAATTCAACGACGCCGACTGGATGGCGACGCGGGGGGCGCGGCATTCCATCGATGCGCCTATGAGTGTGTATGAGGTGCATCTGGGGTCGTGGCGGCGCGCGCCGGGGGACAGGATGCTGTCTTATCTGGAATTGGCCGACCAATTGGTGGGCTATGCCGCCGACATGGGGTTCACGCATATCGAGCTGCTGCCGGTGTCGGAATATCCGTTCGACGGGTCTTGGGGGTATCAGCCGGTGGGCATGTTCGCGCCGACCATCCGGCACGGGACTCCGCAAGAATTCCGGGCCTTTGTCGATGCGGCGCATCGCAAAGGGTTGGGTGTGCTGCTCGACTGGGTGCCGGGGCATTTTCCCTCGGATCCGCACGGGCTGGGGCGGTTCGACGGGACGGCTTTGTATGAACATGCCGATGCGCGCGAGGGGTTCCATCAGGACTGGAACACGCTGATCTACAATTACGGGCGGGTCGAGGTGGCGAATTACCTTGTCTCCAACGCTTTGTATTGGCTTGAGGAATATCATCTCGACGGGCTGCGGGTAGATGCGGTGGCGTCGATGCTGTACCGCGACTACTCGCGCAAGGATGGCGAGTGGATCCCCAACAAGGACGGGGGGCGCGAGAATTACGAGGCGATTGCTCTGCTGCAACGCATGAACGTGGTGGCTTACGGCGAGGTGGCGGGTATCGTGACGGTGGCCGAGGAAAGCACGGCCTTTCCGGGCGTGTCGCGGCCAGTCAGCCACGGGGGGTTGGGGTTCGGGTTCAAGTGGAACATGGGGTGGATGAACGACACCCTGAGTTACATGGAGAAAGACCCGATCTACCGGCAGTATCACCATCACCAGATGACATTCGGCCTGCATTACGCGTGGTCGGAAAACTACATCCTGCCGATCAGCCATGACGAGGTGGTGCATGGCAAGGGCAGCATGCTGACCAAGATGCCGGGCGGGGATTGGGAGAAATTCGCCAACCTGCGGGCCTATTACGGGTTCATGTGGGCGCATCCGGGCAAGAAGCTTTTGTTCATGGGTTGCGAATTTGCCCAAGGGGCCGAGTGGAACCACAAGCAAAGCCTCGACTGGCACCAGTTGGAGATTGCCGAACATCGCGGCGTGCAGTCGCTGGTGCGCGATCTGAACCGGGTTTACCGCGAGAACCGCGCTTTGCATGTGAATGACACGAAGGCAGAGGGGTTCGAGTGGATCGAGAGCAACGATGCGGAAGCGAGCGTTTACGCGTGGGTCAGGAAGGGCGAGGCGGGCGATCCGGCGGTGGTGGCGGTGGTGAACCTGACGCCGGTCGAGCGGCGCTACCGCGTTGGTTTGCCGCAAGCGGGGCATTGGGACGAAATCCTCAACACGGATGCGGCGGTTTACGGCGGGATGAACCGTGGCAATCTGGGTGGGGTCGAGAGTGAGGCCATGGAGTGGCACGGGCGGGCGCAATCGTCGGTCGTCACGCTGCCGCCCTTGTCGGCGGTCTATTTCAGGAAGGCTTGA
- a CDS encoding glycogen/starch/alpha-glucan phosphorylase, translating into MTPNLLQADVARHLTFTLGKDAPNASVYDWRMALSFAIRDRIVEPWFASTRRTWAEDRKRVYYLSMEFLIGRILEDATVNLGLRDAAEEVMAGFGQDFRAIVGNEPDAALGNGGLGRLAACFMESMATLGCPAYGYGIRYEHGLFRQRFEGGQQVETPEDWLSQAHPWEFARPESSYTIPFKGAVEMVGGREVWVPGETVLAEAHDTPVVGWQGKWANTLRLWAAKPTTMFDLERFNRGDYAAAAEPEALARTLSRVLYPDDTTYQGKELRLKQEFFLTSAALQDILRRFMATHTNLRDLPKYAAIQMNDTHPAIAGPELVRLLVDEHQMEFADALETARGCLGYTNHTLLPEALERWATFTFGNVLPRHMQIVERIDAWHKDENYSRPHYIGIVKHHEVRMGELAFIMAHKVNGVSALHSELVKKNLFPELDKLHPGRIINQTNGVTPRRWLKMANRPLAGLITGTIGAGWEDNLDRLRELEPHIKERSFRDAFGAAKRANKVDLANWIGTECGVKVSPDALFDVQIKRIHEYKRQLLNILETIARWHAIRANPKAGWVPRVKIFGGKSAPGYAVAKEIIHLINDVAEVVNNDPVTGDLLKIVYPANYNVSMAERLIPASDLSEQISTAGKEASGTGNMKFMMNGAPTIGTLDGANVEILQEVGAEHFFLFGLTADEVMKRREDPEQSRKAIEASQVLQDVLQMIAEGRFSPTQPDRYHGLVHRVWHHDYFLVAADFDAFHAVQGEVDKVYADPDRWAGMAAMNTARSGFFSSDRTIRSYMDEIWGVRSAL; encoded by the coding sequence ATGACCCCCAACCTGCTGCAGGCCGATGTTGCCCGCCACCTGACCTTTACGCTGGGCAAGGATGCCCCCAACGCGAGCGTTTACGATTGGCGCATGGCGCTGTCTTTCGCGATCCGCGACCGGATCGTCGAGCCGTGGTTTGCCTCGACCCGCCGGACCTGGGCCGAGGACAGGAAGCGGGTCTATTACCTGTCGATGGAGTTCCTGATCGGGCGGATACTCGAGGATGCGACCGTCAACCTTGGGCTGCGGGATGCGGCCGAAGAGGTGATGGCGGGGTTCGGGCAGGATTTCCGTGCCATTGTCGGGAACGAGCCGGACGCGGCTTTGGGCAATGGCGGCCTCGGGCGGTTGGCGGCGTGCTTCATGGAAAGCATGGCGACGCTGGGGTGCCCCGCTTACGGCTATGGCATCCGCTACGAGCACGGGCTGTTCCGGCAGCGGTTCGAGGGCGGGCAGCAGGTGGAGACGCCCGAGGACTGGCTGTCACAGGCGCATCCGTGGGAATTCGCGCGGCCCGAGAGCAGCTATACCATCCCGTTCAAGGGGGCGGTCGAGATGGTCGGGGGCCGCGAGGTCTGGGTGCCGGGGGAAACCGTGCTGGCGGAAGCCCATGACACTCCGGTGGTTGGCTGGCAGGGCAAATGGGCCAATACGCTGCGGCTTTGGGCGGCGAAACCGACGACGATGTTCGATCTGGAGCGGTTCAATCGCGGGGATTATGCGGCTGCGGCCGAGCCGGAGGCTTTGGCGCGGACGCTTTCGCGGGTCTTGTATCCGGACGACACGACCTATCAGGGCAAGGAATTGCGCTTGAAGCAGGAGTTTTTCCTGACCTCTGCCGCGTTGCAGGACATTCTGCGCCGGTTCATGGCGACCCATACCAACCTGCGCGACCTGCCGAAATATGCCGCGATCCAGATGAACGACACCCATCCGGCGATTGCGGGGCCGGAACTGGTGCGTTTGCTGGTCGATGAGCATCAGATGGAATTCGCCGATGCGCTGGAAACCGCGCGGGGCTGTCTGGGCTATACCAATCATACGCTCCTGCCCGAGGCGCTGGAACGCTGGGCGACCTTCACCTTTGGCAACGTGTTGCCACGGCATATGCAGATCGTGGAGCGGATCGATGCGTGGCACAAGGACGAGAATTACAGCCGCCCGCATTACATCGGCATCGTGAAGCATCACGAGGTGCGGATGGGCGAGTTGGCCTTTATCATGGCGCATAAGGTGAACGGGGTTTCGGCGCTGCATTCGGAACTGGTCAAGAAGAACCTGTTCCCCGAGTTGGACAAGCTGCACCCCGGGCGGATCATCAACCAGACCAACGGGGTGACGCCGCGGCGCTGGCTGAAGATGGCGAACCGGCCGCTTGCGGGGCTGATTACGGGGACGATCGGGGCGGGGTGGGAAGACAACCTCGACCGGCTGCGCGAGTTGGAGCCGCATATCAAGGAGCGGTCGTTCCGCGATGCGTTCGGGGCGGCGAAGCGGGCGAACAAGGTCGATCTGGCGAACTGGATCGGCACGGAATGCGGGGTCAAGGTGTCGCCCGACGCGCTGTTCGACGTGCAGATCAAGCGGATTCACGAATACAAGCGGCAGTTGCTGAACATTCTGGAAACCATCGCGCGCTGGCATGCGATACGGGCGAACCCCAAGGCGGGCTGGGTGCCGAGGGTCAAGATATTCGGAGGCAAGTCGGCGCCGGGCTATGCGGTGGCCAAGGAAATCATCCATCTGATCAACGATGTGGCCGAGGTTGTTAATAACGATCCGGTGACCGGCGATTTGCTGAAGATCGTCTATCCGGCCAATTACAACGTCAGCATGGCCGAGCGGTTGATCCCTGCGTCCGACCTGTCGGAGCAGATTTCGACCGCGGGCAAAGAGGCCAGCGGCACCGGAAACATGAAGTTCATGATGAACGGCGCGCCGACCATCGGCACGCTGGACGGGGCGAACGTCGAAATCCTGCAAGAGGTGGGGGCAGAGCATTTCTTCCTGTTCGGGCTGACGGCGGACGAGGTGATGAAGCGGCGCGAGGACCCCGAGCAGTCGAGAAAAGCCATCGAGGCGTCGCAGGTTTTGCAGGACGTGCTTCAGATGATTGCCGAGGGGCGGTTCAGTCCGACCCAGCCGGACCGCTACCATGGGTTGGTGCACCGCGTCTGGCATCACGATTATTTCCTTGTGGCGGCCGATTTCGACGCGTTCCATGCCGTGCAGGGAGAGGTGGACAAGGTTTACGCCGATCCCGACCGTTGGGCGGGCATGGCTGCGATGAATACGGCGCGGTCGGGATTTTTCTCGTCAGATCGGACGATACGCAGCTACATGGATGAAATCTGGGGCGTCCGGTCTGCGCTGTAA
- a CDS encoding RrF2 family transcriptional regulator has product MRLTTRTNLAIRTLMFCAVNEGRIVRKTEVAAAVNASENHLAQVIHLLAQRGFLKTVRGRSGGLTLGHAPQAIRVGDVFRSFEACLPFTECFSESENTCPLIGACRLKALLADALEAFYTALDKITVLDLVTDNARLETLLRVA; this is encoded by the coding sequence ATGAGACTCACAACCCGCACCAACCTCGCCATCCGCACGCTGATGTTCTGCGCGGTGAACGAAGGCCGCATCGTCCGCAAGACCGAGGTCGCCGCAGCCGTCAACGCCTCCGAAAACCACCTCGCGCAGGTCATCCACCTCCTCGCCCAACGCGGCTTTCTCAAAACCGTGCGCGGGCGCTCCGGCGGCCTGACCCTCGGCCACGCACCCCAAGCGATCCGCGTCGGCGACGTCTTCCGCAGCTTCGAGGCCTGCCTGCCCTTCACCGAATGTTTCAGCGAAAGCGAAAACACCTGCCCCCTCATCGGTGCCTGCCGGCTCAAGGCCCTGCTCGCAGACGCGCTTGAAGCGTTCTACACCGCGCTGGACAAGATCACGGTCCTTGACCTCGTGACCGACAACGCCCGCCTCGAAACCCTGCTCAGGGTCGCCTGA
- a CDS encoding dipeptidase — protein MEASRMIPVFDGHNDILFRILQAPENREAIWLTGEGKGHLDLPRMAAGGFWAGFFAIYMPSPHDPDADMDVLMDNPPYQVPLPAPLALAPSQAIAAELASQFLWMERSSGGRFRHVRTVAEIEAAKAAGAISGIMHMEGAEAIDPACDALYLWHAAGLRSLGPVWSRPTAFGHGVPFAFPSTPDTGPGLTDAGKRLVRVCNELRVMIDLSHLNLKGFEDVAKLSDAPLVATHSNAHAVTPSSRNLTDRQLDMIRESKGMVGLNFATVFLRPDGRRDPEMGWEAMLRHLDHLIGRLGEDHVGFGSDFDGATVPDGVVDVAGLPRLIEAMLAHGYGEAMVRKLAWDNWLGVLRRTWGA, from the coding sequence ATGGAGGCTTCGCGCATGATCCCTGTCTTTGACGGCCATAACGACATTCTGTTCCGCATCCTGCAGGCGCCCGAGAACCGCGAGGCGATCTGGCTGACGGGCGAAGGGAAGGGGCATCTCGACCTGCCGCGCATGGCGGCGGGCGGGTTCTGGGCCGGGTTCTTTGCGATCTACATGCCGTCGCCGCATGATCCGGATGCGGATATGGACGTGCTGATGGACAATCCGCCCTATCAGGTGCCGCTGCCCGCACCGCTTGCGCTGGCACCCAGTCAGGCCATCGCGGCGGAGTTGGCGAGCCAGTTTCTTTGGATGGAGCGGTCGTCTGGCGGGCGGTTCCGCCATGTGCGAACGGTGGCCGAGATCGAGGCCGCGAAAGCTGCGGGCGCGATTTCGGGCATCATGCATATGGAAGGGGCCGAGGCGATCGACCCTGCCTGCGACGCGCTTTACCTGTGGCATGCGGCGGGGTTGCGGTCGCTTGGTCCGGTGTGGAGCAGGCCAACGGCCTTTGGGCACGGAGTGCCGTTTGCGTTCCCGTCAACGCCGGATACCGGGCCGGGGCTGACCGATGCGGGCAAGCGGCTGGTTCGGGTGTGCAACGAGCTGCGCGTGATGATCGACCTGTCGCACCTGAACCTGAAGGGGTTCGAGGATGTGGCCAAGCTGTCGGATGCGCCGCTGGTGGCCACCCATTCCAACGCCCATGCGGTGACACCGTCGAGCCGGAACCTGACGGACCGCCAGCTTGACATGATCCGCGAGTCGAAGGGGATGGTGGGGCTGAACTTTGCTACGGTCTTCTTGCGGCCCGACGGGCGGCGCGACCCCGAGATGGGGTGGGAGGCGATGCTGCGACATCTGGACCATCTGATCGGACGGCTGGGCGAGGACCATGTGGGGTTCGGGTCGGATTTCGACGGGGCGACCGTGCCCGACGGGGTTGTCGACGTGGCGGGCCTGCCGCGGCTGATCGAGGCGATGCTGGCGCATGGCTATGGCGAGGCGATGGTGCGAAAACTGGCCTGGGACAACTGGCTGGGGGTGCTGCGGCGGACCTGGGGCGCGTGA
- the cueR gene encoding Cu(I)-responsive transcriptional regulator produces the protein MNIKEVGDAAGLPAKTIRYYEEIGLIRPLRGANGYRAFRESDMHKLSFIARARGLGFTIEECRKLLALYDDKDRASADVKALAEGHLRDIAAKIAELRAMEATLQGLVHACAGDARPDCPILSGLAKPEAAKAGAACCD, from the coding sequence ATGAACATCAAGGAAGTCGGCGATGCGGCGGGGCTGCCTGCCAAGACGATCCGTTACTACGAGGAGATCGGGCTGATCCGGCCTTTGCGCGGGGCGAATGGCTATCGGGCGTTCCGCGAGAGCGACATGCACAAGCTGTCGTTCATCGCGCGGGCGCGGGGCTTGGGGTTCACCATCGAGGAATGCCGCAAGCTGCTGGCGCTATATGACGACAAGGACCGCGCCAGTGCGGATGTAAAGGCGCTGGCCGAGGGGCATTTGCGCGACATCGCGGCCAAGATCGCGGAGTTGCGGGCGATGGAAGCGACCTTGCAGGGGCTGGTGCATGCCTGCGCGGGGGATGCGCGGCCGGATTGTCCGATATTGTCGGGGCTGGCGAAACCGGAGGCGGCGAAGGCGGGTGCGGCTTGCTGCGATTGA